A single genomic interval of Chitinophaga sp. 180180018-3 harbors:
- a CDS encoding Pycsar system effector family protein, translated as MQNSSLIDAARDFVLAQYEQHPKPNLVYHNLVHTQQVVQAAAQIAAHYRLQDDELVAVYVAAWFHDAGYLLGDAKVHEENGAQEAIEFLRQQQAPENIQTMVQGAILATKMPQSPHTLVEQIVCDADLSHLGSKIFNDRNKLLRQEVEMTLQKEVPAVQWLSSSIHFLTEHHYWTDYAQTLYKQQKEENIAKLTKKLEKKAGDTAETDETIATPSDTTATATAAAIKIKKNKRKKPERGVETMFRTTSTNHIRLSSMADSKAHIMISVNSIIISVILSVLIRRLEDYPNMIIPSVIFLTTSVLTVIFSVLATRPNVTSGVFTKADIEKKNANLLFFGNFYKMHLEEYEWGMKQMMNDADFLYSSMTKDIYFLGAVLGHKYKLLRISYNIFMFGLIISVLSFLVAAIFFPVKV; from the coding sequence ATGCAAAACAGCTCCTTAATCGATGCAGCGCGCGATTTTGTACTAGCCCAATATGAGCAGCATCCCAAGCCTAATCTGGTATATCATAACCTGGTACATACACAGCAGGTAGTTCAGGCAGCTGCCCAGATTGCCGCCCATTACCGTTTACAGGACGACGAACTGGTGGCGGTATATGTAGCCGCCTGGTTCCATGACGCCGGGTATTTGCTGGGCGATGCGAAGGTCCATGAGGAAAACGGCGCACAGGAAGCTATCGAATTCCTCCGGCAACAACAGGCCCCGGAAAACATACAGACGATGGTACAGGGGGCTATTCTTGCTACCAAAATGCCCCAGTCGCCACATACACTTGTAGAACAAATCGTTTGTGATGCAGATCTTTCTCACCTGGGCTCCAAAATCTTTAACGACAGGAACAAACTATTACGGCAGGAAGTAGAGATGACGCTGCAAAAAGAAGTGCCCGCCGTGCAATGGCTTTCTTCTTCCATTCATTTTCTCACGGAGCATCATTATTGGACAGACTACGCACAAACACTGTACAAGCAACAGAAGGAAGAGAACATTGCCAAACTAACGAAGAAGCTGGAAAAGAAAGCAGGAGATACCGCAGAAACTGACGAAACCATTGCAACTCCCAGCGATACTACCGCTACTGCAACAGCAGCAGCAATAAAGATTAAAAAAAATAAAAGAAAGAAACCGGAACGCGGCGTGGAAACCATGTTCCGCACCACCTCCACCAATCACATCAGGCTTAGCTCCATGGCCGATAGCAAGGCGCACATCATGATATCGGTCAACTCTATCATCATCTCTGTAATACTGAGCGTATTGATAAGACGACTGGAAGACTATCCGAATATGATCATACCGTCTGTTATCTTTCTTACTACATCGGTGCTGACTGTTATCTTTTCTGTGCTGGCGACCCGCCCCAATGTCACCAGCGGCGTGTTCACCAAAGCTGATATTGAAAAGAAAAATGCCAATCTGCTTTTCTTCGGGAATTTTTATAAAATGCACCTGGAAGAGTATGAATGGGGTATGAAACAGATGATGAACGATGCAGATTTCCTATATAGCAGTATGACTAAAGATATTTACTTCCTGGGGGCCGTACTGGGACATAAATACAAGCTGCTCCGTATCTCTTACAACATCTTTATGTTCGGCCTGATTATATCAGTGTTGTCATTTCTAGTAGCTGCTATTTTTTTCCCGGTTAAAGTGTAG
- the ppk1 gene encoding polyphosphate kinase 1, with the protein MSVPLYNRDLSWLSFNYRVLQMATDPQVPLYERIKFLSIFSSNLDEFFRVRMPAILTINKVLEQDPAAGENESISPETLQQVLQEINRQQQEYGQIFRNDVLPALSAHGVQLYYNAPFLPAHVAFTKHYFLTTVLAYLQPVWLSGHQRKFFPENNALYLVVTLTPIRNEQVREYVIVNIPSGLPRFLPLPDQEGRHYFAILDDIIRTHIGYLFPAYTVENCHSIKLTRNAEMDMDEMKTDILEEVETLIRKRELGVPTRFLYDATMPLPLLHFLAQQFDAHDDELVAGGRYHNLKDLASLPVPVGLQQVEYPKATPADNKIISDTDHLLDLVLQQDLLVHLPYQRYDCILRFFNEAAADPDVAEIYVTLYRIASGSQIAQALISAAQNGKKVTVFVELKARFDEANNVRWARKMKEAGVKLIYSIPGMKVHAKTALVKRNRGYQWDYCGLIATGNFNESTARFYTDHVLFTGHTGITREMELLFLYLQSREQPGQYQFLHFEHLLVAQFNMTERFSQLINREIGHAREGKPAHIIIKINNLQEKGMVNKLYEASEAGVQVDLIVRSINCLVPDIPESSNIRIIRIVDRYLEHARVFIFHNNNQEEVYMGSADWMNRNLHRRIEVCIPVYAPALQQQLKDIVQLQLENTGTAQQAIQAYVQNIM; encoded by the coding sequence ATGAGTGTTCCTTTATATAACCGCGATCTCAGCTGGTTATCTTTCAACTACCGGGTATTGCAGATGGCCACAGACCCGCAGGTACCTTTGTACGAACGTATCAAATTCCTGTCCATCTTCTCCTCTAACCTGGACGAGTTCTTCCGGGTGAGGATGCCGGCCATACTTACCATCAACAAGGTTCTGGAGCAGGATCCTGCCGCCGGAGAAAATGAATCCATCAGCCCGGAAACGCTGCAACAGGTGCTACAGGAAATCAACCGGCAGCAACAGGAATACGGGCAGATATTCCGCAACGATGTGCTTCCTGCATTATCTGCACACGGCGTGCAGTTGTACTACAACGCACCATTCCTGCCAGCGCATGTGGCGTTCACTAAACATTATTTTCTGACCACTGTGCTCGCATACCTTCAGCCAGTGTGGCTGAGCGGCCATCAGCGGAAATTTTTTCCGGAAAATAATGCGCTATATCTGGTTGTAACGCTCACGCCTATACGCAATGAACAAGTCAGGGAATACGTGATAGTGAACATACCGTCCGGACTTCCCCGCTTCCTGCCATTACCTGATCAGGAAGGGCGTCATTACTTTGCGATTCTCGATGATATCATCCGTACACATATCGGTTACCTGTTCCCTGCGTATACGGTGGAAAACTGCCATAGTATCAAGCTCACCCGGAATGCGGAGATGGACATGGATGAAATGAAAACAGACATCCTGGAAGAAGTAGAAACGTTGATCCGTAAACGTGAGTTGGGAGTGCCTACAAGATTTCTCTATGATGCTACCATGCCGCTGCCGTTACTACATTTCCTGGCGCAGCAGTTTGATGCACACGACGATGAACTGGTAGCTGGCGGGCGTTATCACAATCTGAAAGATCTTGCCTCACTGCCGGTACCAGTGGGCCTTCAGCAGGTAGAATATCCTAAGGCGACGCCGGCAGATAACAAGATTATATCAGACACTGATCATCTGCTCGATCTTGTACTGCAACAAGACCTGCTGGTGCATTTGCCTTATCAGCGATACGACTGCATCCTTCGTTTTTTTAATGAAGCTGCAGCTGACCCCGACGTAGCGGAGATATACGTAACCCTCTACCGCATTGCCTCCGGTTCTCAAATAGCACAGGCCTTAATCAGCGCCGCGCAAAACGGAAAGAAAGTAACTGTTTTTGTGGAGTTGAAAGCCCGCTTCGATGAAGCCAACAATGTACGCTGGGCCAGGAAAATGAAAGAAGCCGGCGTAAAGCTGATATATAGTATCCCCGGCATGAAGGTACACGCCAAAACCGCATTGGTAAAGCGTAACAGGGGTTATCAATGGGATTACTGCGGGTTGATAGCTACGGGAAATTTCAATGAAAGTACTGCCAGATTTTATACAGATCATGTGCTGTTCACGGGCCATACCGGCATCACCCGGGAAATGGAACTTTTATTTCTCTACCTTCAAAGCAGGGAACAACCGGGGCAATATCAGTTTCTCCACTTTGAGCACCTGCTGGTAGCGCAGTTCAATATGACGGAAAGGTTCTCCCAACTGATAAACCGGGAGATCGGGCACGCCCGGGAAGGGAAACCAGCGCATATTATCATCAAGATAAATAACCTGCAGGAAAAAGGAATGGTCAACAAACTGTACGAGGCCAGTGAAGCCGGGGTGCAGGTAGATCTGATCGTGCGGAGTATCAACTGCCTGGTACCGGATATCCCGGAAAGCAGTAACATCAGGATCATCCGTATAGTAGACCGTTACCTGGAACATGCACGCGTATTCATCTTCCATAATAATAACCAGGAAGAAGTATACATGGGCTCGGCCGACTGGATGAACAGGAACCTTCACCGCCGCATTGAAGTATGTATACCCGTATACGCGCCCGCCCTCCAGCAACAGCTGAAAGACATCGTACAGCTCCAGCTGGAAAATACCGGTACTGCCCAACAGGCTATACAGGCGTATGTGCAAAATATAATGTAA
- a CDS encoding thioredoxin family protein produces MKKYIWTLLLSIVFAIPTSQAQTFDLEHIYNPVANAKADIAAAQQQAAREKKHVLLQIGGNWCIWCKRLYKFIEDDPELKADMNNSYVVYHLNYSKENKNLPILKELGYPQRFGFPVLIVLDAQGNRLNTQNTGLLESADTYDKKKVQEFLKQWSPAALLPSHYINE; encoded by the coding sequence ATGAAGAAGTATATTTGGACGTTGTTACTGAGTATCGTCTTTGCCATTCCCACTTCGCAGGCACAGACTTTCGACCTTGAGCACATTTATAATCCTGTTGCCAATGCAAAGGCGGATATTGCGGCAGCTCAGCAGCAGGCTGCCCGGGAAAAGAAACATGTATTGTTACAGATTGGCGGCAACTGGTGTATCTGGTGCAAGAGACTGTATAAATTCATCGAGGATGATCCTGAGCTAAAAGCTGATATGAACAACAGCTATGTGGTGTATCATCTCAATTACAGCAAGGAAAACAAGAACCTGCCCATCCTGAAGGAGCTGGGCTATCCGCAGCGATTTGGTTTCCCGGTGCTGATAGTATTGGATGCGCAGGGTAACCGGCTCAATACCCAGAATACCGGTTTACTGGAATCCGCAGATACCTATGACAAGAAAAAAGTACAGGAATTCCTGAAACAATGGTCGCCGGCGGCATTGCTGCCCTCCCATTATATCAACGAATAG
- a CDS encoding DUF4442 domain-containing protein: MNNSVTIFNTDAVQSFQKFARHPFKFSAYLFWKIPAAWLAGVRIQSLDADTCTTSVPFRWLSQNPFHSTYFACLSMAAEMSTGLPAMMYVRSAPKRVSMLVVNMESVFVKKATGITFFTCSELPLLRSAIERALSNGTPETVVLHSEGRDKDGILIASFAITWSFKSKS, translated from the coding sequence ATGAATAACAGCGTTACCATTTTTAACACGGATGCTGTGCAATCTTTTCAAAAGTTTGCACGGCATCCGTTTAAATTTTCTGCCTACCTTTTCTGGAAGATACCAGCCGCCTGGCTGGCCGGTGTAAGGATACAGTCGCTCGATGCAGATACCTGCACCACCTCTGTTCCCTTCCGCTGGCTGTCTCAGAATCCTTTCCATTCTACTTATTTCGCCTGCCTGTCGATGGCCGCTGAAATGAGTACCGGTCTTCCTGCAATGATGTATGTGCGTAGCGCCCCAAAACGTGTATCCATGCTCGTTGTAAACATGGAATCTGTTTTTGTGAAGAAAGCTACCGGCATTACTTTTTTCACCTGTTCCGAGCTCCCTCTGTTAAGATCAGCCATTGAAAGAGCACTCAGCAACGGTACACCGGAAACTGTTGTATTACATAGTGAAGGCAGAGATAAAGACGGCATACTAATTGCCTCTTTCGCCATCACGTGGTCTTTTAAAAGTAAATCGTAA
- a CDS encoding MBL fold metallo-hydrolase yields the protein MKIAFHGAARTVTGSKHLITLKNGKKILMDCGMFQGMGHDTDSLNRDFGFNPEEITYMVLSHAHIDHSGLIPRLVKMGYNGPIYCTPATRDMTEILLLDSAEIQQDDVKFTNKKMAQQGLPYVQPLYSVEDAKNAIHSLKPIGYNTWTNIDPDVQLMFTDAGHIVGAASMHLRITENGKTEQITFSGDIGRYNDAILKSPATFSQADYILIESTYGSTLHADAKPSDDELLRYIQETCVEKKGKLIIPAFSVGRTQELLYTLNNAQLKGTLPKVDIFVDSPLSTEATEVTKAHPEVFNKEVSNLLKTDDDPFDFPGLHYIKSVDESKSLNFRKEPCVIISASGMAEAGRVKHHIANNIDEPQNTILIVGYCEPESLGGRLMRGAKEVSIYGTKYEVKAEVGVIRSMSAHGDYEDLSQWLACQDPREVKKLFLVHGEYEVQQIFRNWLLKKGFLDIEIPERHYEIGLA from the coding sequence ATGAAAATTGCATTTCATGGCGCCGCGCGCACCGTTACAGGATCAAAGCATCTGATCACACTTAAGAATGGTAAAAAGATTTTAATGGACTGCGGCATGTTCCAGGGTATGGGACACGACACGGATTCCCTTAACAGGGATTTCGGGTTTAATCCGGAGGAGATCACCTATATGGTGCTTTCTCACGCCCACATCGACCATTCCGGCCTCATTCCACGACTGGTAAAAATGGGCTACAACGGACCAATCTATTGTACCCCTGCCACCAGGGATATGACGGAGATCCTGCTCCTTGATTCTGCAGAGATCCAGCAGGATGATGTGAAATTCACCAATAAAAAAATGGCGCAACAGGGCCTCCCTTATGTACAGCCACTGTACAGTGTGGAGGACGCCAAAAATGCGATCCATTCACTTAAACCAATTGGATATAATACCTGGACGAATATAGATCCGGATGTTCAGCTGATGTTTACAGATGCCGGACATATTGTAGGAGCTGCTTCTATGCATTTACGCATCACAGAAAACGGCAAAACAGAACAAATCACCTTCAGCGGGGATATAGGCCGGTATAACGATGCGATCCTGAAATCGCCGGCTACCTTTTCGCAGGCGGATTATATCCTGATTGAATCTACCTATGGCAGTACATTACACGCGGATGCCAAACCATCCGATGATGAATTGCTGCGGTACATACAGGAAACCTGTGTTGAAAAGAAAGGTAAACTAATCATCCCTGCCTTCAGCGTGGGCAGAACACAAGAGCTCCTTTACACCCTGAATAATGCACAGTTGAAAGGTACCTTACCTAAGGTGGATATTTTTGTAGACAGTCCTCTTTCTACAGAAGCTACAGAGGTTACCAAAGCGCACCCTGAAGTGTTTAATAAAGAAGTTTCCAACCTGCTGAAAACAGACGATGATCCTTTCGATTTTCCGGGCCTGCACTACATTAAATCAGTGGATGAATCCAAATCACTGAACTTCCGCAAAGAGCCCTGTGTGATCATATCTGCTTCAGGAATGGCGGAAGCCGGGCGTGTAAAACATCATATCGCCAACAATATCGATGAGCCGCAAAATACCATCCTGATAGTAGGATACTGCGAGCCTGAATCATTAGGTGGGCGCCTGATGCGCGGGGCTAAAGAAGTTTCCATTTACGGTACAAAATATGAAGTGAAGGCAGAAGTAGGCGTTATCCGCTCTATGAGTGCGCATGGCGACTATGAAGATCTGAGCCAGTGGCTGGCCTGCCAGGATCCACGGGAAGTAAAAAAATTGTTCCTCGTACATGGAGAATACGAAGTACAACAAATTTTCCGCAACTGGTTACTCAAGAAAGGATTCCTGGATATTGAAATTCCGGAACGCCATTATGAGATCGGGTTGGCCTGA
- a CDS encoding two-component regulator propeller domain-containing protein, which yields MIRHSAKAYIAAQWLAIRFFLILLQGTVCLSVATAQHPGRIAYNFVHLDISNGLASNHVSAIMQDSKGFVWIASTALQRYDGANLVTVASFDKVPGSIYYDDICLCEDRKGRIWMGTPDNIRVYDPVTERVRILAVIDRDVRPEGLQCSQIVEDHKGVIWATTHNGLLKLDEKTQSFHPATVIPEAERIQMMDAIMEDEAGNLWLSGKHGLYILDRERKQLFSAGNNPQQLPVFGIDDTFKKIFTDPQHQIWLAARNGCLYCYNPVSREMKSYPFQTPPAIAGKNVPAMDAIFDLVTDHEKNLWVATERSGIFRMNRRTGLIDINIIADNTAEKGLHYDYETNCFMSDREGHLWIGTDHGVNILSLHNNSFRVLNSYTVFNNTREHLPAAEVTGIYQATNGDIYVGYWGKGFSRLDSAQNLLRSYMHTSNGQPAESLPEERSQVWTFAELTNGAILVGQENGNLSVFNPHTGKFDKHLTSPLLFEQTILHLEPQSDTLVWIGLYKRGLASWNPQANTFRLYHEITDSIKHQVSLMDIIPEGDSILWLGSSSAGLMRFDIRQRRITSRQIFEWKDHGYSNITCLQRYNDSILLAGTDHGLWICNTLRHTSRPVVINDMLFDQWVLSMEEDEPGKIWFTAQYGFYRYDVVADKLETFVQTDDIIDNARKVRRRILKLKNGKLLIGASEHIVVLDPQSLLVAPPPPDVAILNLKAMDSVVLIQAALQDSVPVVLSYKQNFVTIEFKSLQYHHERTLYYYQMEGVDESWVPADNLLMAKYTNLPPGHYKFKVKAVNSVGTFSDHVTTLNIFIQPAFWQTGWFRVLCLLIVLTLAYMYYKMRIASVRKEVKQREAIQQQIAQLEMKALRAQMNPHFIFNALNSIQTFMMKSETEQALSYLSRFAKLIRNVLDNSQLNHTTVAQEVSVLENYLELEKLRFTDEFEYEIIVDPELDANMVEVPTMVVQPFVENAIWHGLVHDKSKGKVTITFRIVGDRILCTIEDNGVGREKATAIKKANKPGHQSRGLQITRDRLSIYNNRFNVDASFDIEDLVDEEGKARGTRANLWFPLVEG from the coding sequence ATGATCCGGCATTCCGCAAAGGCATATATCGCAGCACAATGGCTTGCAATCAGGTTTTTCTTGATCCTGTTGCAGGGAACTGTATGCCTGTCTGTTGCCACCGCACAACATCCCGGAAGAATCGCTTATAATTTTGTTCATCTTGATATCAGCAACGGACTCGCCAGCAATCATGTATCTGCTATCATGCAGGACAGTAAAGGCTTTGTCTGGATTGCCAGTACAGCCCTGCAACGCTATGATGGTGCCAACCTGGTAACGGTAGCCAGTTTCGATAAAGTACCGGGGTCTATTTATTATGATGATATCTGCCTGTGTGAAGACAGGAAAGGACGCATCTGGATGGGCACCCCTGATAATATTCGTGTATACGATCCGGTTACAGAGCGGGTACGCATACTCGCAGTAATAGACCGTGATGTACGCCCGGAGGGATTGCAATGCAGTCAGATTGTAGAGGACCACAAAGGAGTAATTTGGGCTACCACACACAACGGACTGCTGAAGCTGGACGAGAAAACTCAATCCTTCCACCCCGCCACTGTGATCCCGGAAGCAGAGCGGATTCAAATGATGGATGCCATTATGGAAGACGAAGCCGGTAATCTTTGGCTGAGTGGAAAGCACGGCCTCTATATACTCGACAGGGAACGGAAACAACTCTTCAGTGCGGGGAATAATCCGCAGCAGCTACCGGTATTCGGTATTGATGATACGTTTAAGAAAATATTTACCGACCCGCAACATCAGATCTGGCTGGCTGCCCGCAATGGGTGCCTGTACTGCTACAACCCCGTTTCGCGGGAAATGAAGAGTTATCCCTTTCAAACACCGCCTGCCATAGCCGGAAAGAATGTGCCGGCGATGGATGCTATTTTCGACCTGGTAACAGACCATGAGAAAAATTTGTGGGTAGCTACCGAAAGGAGCGGCATTTTCAGGATGAATAGGCGTACTGGTCTTATTGATATTAATATCATAGCTGATAATACTGCGGAGAAAGGCTTGCATTATGACTATGAAACCAACTGCTTTATGAGCGACCGGGAAGGGCATCTGTGGATAGGAACAGACCATGGTGTGAATATCCTCAGTCTGCACAACAACTCCTTCCGGGTGCTCAATAGCTATACTGTCTTTAATAATACTCGTGAACACCTGCCTGCAGCCGAAGTAACCGGTATCTATCAGGCAACTAACGGCGACATATATGTGGGGTACTGGGGAAAAGGATTCAGCCGGCTGGACTCAGCTCAGAACCTGCTCAGGAGCTACATGCATACGAGCAACGGGCAGCCGGCGGAAAGTCTTCCCGAAGAAAGAAGCCAGGTATGGACCTTCGCTGAATTAACGAATGGAGCAATACTGGTGGGGCAGGAGAATGGTAATCTGTCTGTTTTCAATCCGCATACTGGTAAATTCGACAAACATCTCACTTCTCCCTTATTGTTTGAGCAAACGATCCTGCACCTGGAGCCACAGAGCGACACGCTGGTATGGATTGGTTTGTATAAACGAGGGCTCGCAAGCTGGAATCCTCAGGCAAACACTTTCCGTTTGTATCATGAGATCACCGATTCAATAAAACACCAGGTTTCTTTGATGGACATCATCCCTGAGGGGGATTCCATATTGTGGCTAGGCTCCAGCAGCGCCGGGCTGATGCGCTTCGACATCCGGCAACGCAGGATAACGTCGCGGCAGATATTTGAGTGGAAAGATCATGGCTATAGTAATATCACCTGTTTGCAACGTTACAATGACAGCATCCTGTTGGCCGGAACAGACCACGGGCTCTGGATTTGTAACACCCTTCGTCATACCAGCAGGCCCGTAGTGATTAACGATATGCTGTTTGATCAATGGGTACTGAGCATGGAAGAAGATGAACCAGGGAAGATCTGGTTTACAGCACAGTATGGATTTTACAGGTACGACGTTGTAGCAGATAAATTGGAAACTTTTGTACAAACAGACGATATTATTGATAATGCCCGCAAGGTGAGGCGCCGCATCCTGAAGCTCAAAAACGGGAAATTACTTATTGGTGCATCGGAGCATATTGTGGTACTTGACCCGCAAAGCCTGCTGGTAGCACCGCCTCCGCCTGATGTGGCTATTCTGAATCTGAAGGCAATGGATAGCGTAGTGCTGATACAGGCAGCGCTGCAGGACAGTGTACCGGTGGTACTCAGCTATAAGCAAAACTTCGTCACCATTGAGTTTAAGAGCCTGCAATACCACCACGAGCGAACGTTGTATTACTACCAGATGGAAGGTGTAGATGAAAGCTGGGTGCCTGCTGATAACCTGCTGATGGCTAAGTATACCAATCTGCCGCCAGGGCACTATAAGTTTAAAGTGAAGGCAGTAAACAGCGTGGGTACTTTTTCGGATCACGTTACCACCCTGAATATTTTCATACAGCCGGCTTTCTGGCAAACAGGCTGGTTCAGGGTATTATGTTTGTTGATTGTACTGACGCTGGCATATATGTATTATAAGATGCGTATTGCCAGTGTCAGGAAAGAAGTAAAACAGCGGGAAGCCATTCAGCAACAGATAGCACAGCTGGAGATGAAAGCGCTGCGTGCACAGATGAATCCGCATTTCATTTTCAATGCGCTGAACTCCATTCAAACATTCATGATGAAAAGTGAAACTGAGCAGGCATTATCCTACCTGAGTCGCTTTGCAAAACTGATCCGTAATGTGCTGGATAATTCGCAGCTGAATCATACTACCGTAGCACAGGAAGTAAGCGTACTGGAGAACTACCTGGAACTGGAAAAATTAAGGTTTACAGATGAGTTCGAATATGAGATCATTGTAGATCCTGAGCTGGATGCCAATATGGTGGAAGTGCCCACGATGGTTGTTCAGCCTTTCGTGGAAAATGCCATCTGGCATGGGTTAGTACATGATAAAAGCAAAGGGAAGGTAACCATTACTTTCAGAATAGTAGGCGATCGTATACTTTGCACGATCGAAGATAATGGGGTAGGCCGCGAAAAGGCCACTGCTATAAAGAAAGCGAATAAACCGGGACATCAGTCGCGCGGCCTCCAGATTACCCGCGACCGGCTTTCCATTTACAACAACCGGTTTAATGTAGATGCCAGTTTTGATATAGAAGATTTAGTGGATGAAGAAGGAAAAGCCAGGGGAACCAGGGCTAACCTCTGGTTCCCACTGGTGGAAGGTTGA
- a CDS encoding MerR family transcriptional regulator, whose protein sequence is MKLINQLSKETGIPIGTIRFYEKSGLIKGEKKPEVKTNNYLYYGDDVIDKLRFIQMAKAVGFTLNEIKEVIDAWYLKTISKKAQIEVLSRKLLQIDEKIQELNAMKRQIAICMQNISKR, encoded by the coding sequence ATGAAACTGATTAATCAACTTTCCAAAGAAACAGGCATTCCAATAGGTACCATCCGTTTCTATGAAAAATCCGGTCTTATAAAAGGGGAGAAAAAGCCAGAAGTAAAAACGAACAACTATTTGTATTATGGAGATGATGTTATAGATAAATTGAGATTTATTCAGATGGCAAAAGCCGTGGGATTTACTTTAAATGAGATTAAGGAGGTCATTGATGCATGGTATCTGAAAACTATTAGTAAGAAAGCCCAGATAGAGGTTTTGAGCAGGAAGCTGTTGCAGATTGACGAAAAGATTCAGGAGCTAAATGCCATGAAACGACAAATAGCTATATGTATGCAGAATATCAGTAAACGCTAG
- a CDS encoding alpha/beta hydrolase translates to MYSDQELLKMLPGYTNQYAEANGIRLHYVEGGVGEALVLIPGWPENWWAYHKIMPLLSLKYSVLVVEPRGMGSSEKPLAGYDKKNMAKDIYELAQKSGHRKIHICGHDIGAHVAFSFAANYQEATGKLIMLDTPHPDETMYQLPMLPITGMNYTYPWWLAFNQVKELPEVLLAGRMRVVIDWIFKSLLNNQNSLSDFDKGVYSHAYDSTEDIRASNAWYQAFAQDIQDSKAYPKIKTPVLGIACSNSYEMLSASLTKFATDISMKKIEDSGHFLLAEKPEEVAAQIMEFLG, encoded by the coding sequence ATGTATTCAGATCAGGAATTGTTAAAAATGCTCCCCGGTTATACTAACCAGTATGCAGAGGCAAACGGCATCAGATTGCACTACGTGGAAGGCGGCGTGGGCGAGGCATTAGTTTTGATTCCGGGCTGGCCGGAAAACTGGTGGGCGTACCATAAGATAATGCCTTTACTCTCTTTAAAATATAGCGTACTTGTCGTGGAACCAAGGGGTATGGGCAGCTCCGAAAAGCCATTAGCCGGTTATGATAAGAAAAACATGGCAAAGGATATATATGAATTGGCTCAAAAATCGGGTCATCGTAAAATTCATATCTGTGGGCACGATATTGGTGCTCATGTAGCATTCAGTTTTGCTGCCAATTACCAGGAAGCAACCGGTAAGTTAATAATGTTGGATACACCACATCCCGATGAAACAATGTATCAGCTGCCAATGTTACCCATTACCGGAATGAACTATACTTATCCGTGGTGGCTTGCTTTTAACCAGGTAAAAGAGCTTCCGGAAGTACTTTTAGCAGGAAGAATGAGAGTTGTAATCGACTGGATTTTTAAGTCGTTACTAAATAATCAAAACAGTTTAAGTGATTTCGATAAAGGCGTCTATAGCCATGCTTACGACAGCACTGAAGATATCCGCGCTTCTAACGCATGGTATCAGGCATTCGCACAGGATATTCAGGACAGTAAAGCTTACCCAAAGATTAAAACTCCGGTACTCGGTATAGCCTGTAGTAACAGTTATGAAATGTTAAGCGCTTCGCTCACTAAATTCGCTACGGATATAAGTATGAAAAAAATTGAAGATAGCGGGCATTTTTTGCTTGCTGAAAAGCCGGAAGAAGTAGCAGCGCAGATAATGGAATTTTTAGGATAA
- a CDS encoding DUF1345 domain-containing protein produces MGKKKAVKVLLDMRPMNRVMISLGVTLGVWLLCWLLQLNLHPLVLYALLWDVFALAHITTGWIIFYNRSAEHIRTWATIDDGSRIFVSFSVIGAAVASLVIVLLLVLTNEVTGLSKILYLPVAITGILASWTMVHTTLTFHYANLYYDNDKEDQTRHAGGLEFPREKKPDYLDFAYFAFVIGMTFQVSDVEISGRVIRRTALAHGLLSFILNTFVVALTVNLIAGLK; encoded by the coding sequence ATGGGGAAAAAAAAAGCTGTTAAGGTATTGCTGGACATGCGTCCAATGAACCGGGTAATGATAAGTCTGGGGGTTACCCTGGGAGTATGGCTGCTATGCTGGTTGTTGCAGCTGAATCTGCATCCGCTGGTACTGTATGCATTACTATGGGATGTATTTGCATTGGCACATATCACTACCGGCTGGATTATTTTTTACAATCGTTCAGCCGAGCATATCCGGACCTGGGCAACGATCGACGATGGAAGCAGGATCTTCGTTTCCTTTTCGGTGATCGGTGCCGCAGTAGCCAGTCTTGTAATTGTGCTATTGCTGGTGCTCACAAATGAGGTAACAGGTTTGTCGAAAATCCTGTACCTGCCGGTAGCGATCACCGGGATACTGGCATCGTGGACGATGGTGCATACCACGTTGACTTTTCATTATGCGAACCTTTATTATGATAACGATAAAGAGGATCAAACAAGACATGCGGGCGGACTGGAATTCCCGAGAGAAAAGAAGCCGGATTACCTCGACTTTGCCTATTTCGCTTTCGTGATCGGGATGACTTTCCAGGTATCTGATGTGGAAATCAGCGGGAGAGTGATCAGGCGTACAGCACTGGCGCACGGGTTATTGTCTTTTATCCTGAATACCTTTGTGGTGGCACTGACCGTTAACCTCATAGCAGGACTTAAATAG